One region of Pirellulales bacterium genomic DNA includes:
- a CDS encoding DUF4058 family protein produces the protein MPLRDHFRPPVDDVHSWDELHGGWPMMIVQELTEILPEPYFAAPGVHLGTLYEVDIGTYRRPFAEANDFDLTKGGVAVATYAPPKPTLTLEPRLPNQDVYEVRIYDSRRNRHLVAAIEILSPSNKDRPENRATFVAKAATLLTNNICVSMVDVVSTLDFNLYAEVLNFLNGVDPALGTEPPPMYAATLRMRYEDRRRMMDNWYHPLAIGQPLPTLPIWLTETRAISLDLESSYQETCRALRIR, from the coding sequence ATGCCGCTACGCGATCACTTTCGCCCACCTGTGGATGACGTTCATTCCTGGGACGAACTTCACGGCGGCTGGCCGATGATGATCGTCCAGGAGCTGACCGAGATTCTGCCGGAGCCTTATTTCGCCGCTCCCGGCGTGCATCTTGGCACGCTCTACGAAGTCGATATCGGCACTTACCGCAGGCCCTTTGCAGAAGCCAATGACTTCGATTTGACCAAAGGCGGTGTGGCGGTCGCGACCTATGCGCCGCCGAAGCCGACGCTGACCTTGGAACCGCGGTTGCCGAATCAGGATGTCTACGAAGTCCGGATTTACGACAGCCGGCGCAACCGGCACTTGGTGGCGGCCATCGAAATCCTCAGCCCTTCGAATAAGGACCGTCCCGAAAACCGCGCAACCTTCGTTGCCAAAGCGGCCACGCTGCTCACGAACAATATCTGCGTGTCGATGGTGGATGTCGTGAGCACGTTGGATTTCAATCTGTATGCGGAGGTGTTGAATTTTCTCAACGGCGTCGATCCGGCCTTGGGGACCGAACCGCCGCCGATGTACGCCGCGACGCTTCGCATGCGCTACGAAGATCGCCGCCGCATGATGGATAATTGGTATCATCCGCTCGCCATCGGCCAACCTCTGCCGACGCTGCCGATCTGGCTCACGGAAACCAGGGCCATCTCGCTCGATTTGGAATCGAGCTACCAAGAGACCTGCCGCGCCCTCAGAATCAGGTGA
- a CDS encoding glucose 1-dehydrogenase, with protein sequence MRLKNKAAIVTGAGSGIGRAIAELFAQEGAKVLVAEIEEPGGRETVAAIRAAGGTAEFVRTDVADEAACRAMAEAAEKHFGPVGVLVNNAAAFVFGKVEQASRADWERVLAVNVLGPALCAKHVLPSMRRAGGGSIVNIASVSGFIAQPGFVPYNSSKGALLQSTRCMALDLAAENIRVNAICPGEIHTRATDYHIQKLGIDREVALAKLAAVSPMQRMGRPSEVAYAALFLASDEASFVTGAKLVVDGGATLD encoded by the coding sequence ATGCGTCTGAAGAACAAGGCTGCCATCGTCACCGGGGCCGGTTCGGGCATCGGGCGGGCTATCGCCGAGCTCTTCGCTCAGGAAGGCGCCAAGGTGCTCGTCGCCGAAATCGAAGAGCCGGGCGGCCGCGAGACGGTGGCGGCCATTCGTGCCGCCGGAGGCACCGCCGAGTTCGTGCGCACCGACGTGGCCGACGAAGCAGCCTGCCGCGCGATGGCCGAAGCGGCCGAGAAGCACTTTGGCCCGGTGGGCGTGCTGGTGAACAACGCGGCGGCGTTCGTGTTCGGCAAGGTCGAGCAGGCCAGCCGGGCCGACTGGGAGCGCGTGTTGGCCGTGAACGTGCTGGGCCCGGCGCTGTGCGCCAAGCACGTGTTGCCCTCGATGCGCCGGGCGGGCGGCGGGTCGATCGTCAACATCGCATCGGTGAGCGGCTTTATCGCGCAGCCGGGCTTTGTGCCCTACAACTCGTCGAAGGGCGCGCTGCTGCAATCGACCCGCTGCATGGCGCTCGATTTGGCCGCGGAGAACATCCGCGTCAACGCGATTTGTCCGGGCGAAATCCATACGCGGGCCACCGATTATCACATTCAAAAACTGGGCATCGACCGCGAAGTAGCCTTGGCCAAGCTGGCCGCCGTCTCGCCGATGCAGCGCATGGGGCGGCCCAGCGAAGTGGCCTACGCCGCGCTGTTCTTGGCGTCGGATGAAGCGTCGTTCGTCACCGGGGCCAAGCTGGTCGTCGATGGCGGGGCGACGCTCGATTAG
- a CDS encoding methyltransferase domain-containing protein, which translates to MTAGDWQALAASLGRRFAVVEQTIEAAGRPFALIKPRSSDELISEDDFNRDARLPYWADVWPSALCLAERTARIRGAGKRLIELGCGVGLVCAVAAQRGFEVLATDYYAEALEFTEVNRARNGLPPIATRLIDWRNLPSDLGTFDVVAAADVLYEKAYPALIAAAIEHTLAADGLALVADPGRPGAARFHDECRSRGLAIERVLQAPFDNGTVPHTVDLYEIKRA; encoded by the coding sequence ATGACGGCCGGCGACTGGCAAGCGCTGGCCGCGTCGCTCGGGCGGCGGTTCGCGGTCGTCGAACAGACGATCGAAGCAGCCGGCCGGCCGTTCGCGCTCATCAAGCCGCGCAGCTCGGACGAGTTGATCAGCGAGGACGATTTCAACCGCGACGCGCGTCTGCCCTACTGGGCCGACGTCTGGCCTTCGGCGCTGTGCCTTGCCGAGCGGACCGCCCGCATCCGCGGCGCCGGCAAACGGCTGATCGAGCTGGGCTGCGGCGTGGGCTTGGTTTGCGCCGTGGCCGCGCAGCGCGGGTTCGAGGTGCTGGCGACCGATTACTATGCCGAAGCGCTGGAATTCACCGAGGTCAATCGTGCCCGCAACGGTTTGCCGCCCATCGCGACCCGCTTGATCGATTGGCGAAATCTTCCGTCCGATTTGGGAACCTTTGACGTGGTGGCGGCGGCCGACGTGCTCTACGAAAAGGCCTATCCCGCGTTGATCGCCGCGGCCATCGAGCACACGCTGGCCGCCGATGGTTTGGCATTGGTCGCCGACCCCGGTCGCCCTGGAGCGGCGCGGTTCCACGACGAATGCCGCAGCCGCGGTCTGGCCATCGAGCGCGTGCTTCAGGCGCCGTTCGACAACGGCACGGTTCCGCACACGGTGGATCTGTACGAGATAAAAAGGGCTTAG